GGGCCAGCAGATCAAGGTCACGGCGGTCATGGCGGCGGGCAGCCCGACGCTGGCGGACCTCCGGCGGCTCATGGACAACTACGTCGCCTACGGCAACGCCGTCACCTTCGCGACCATCGACGCCGGGGCCGAACCGGAGCGGGCGCTCGCGCTGCAGGAGGCGATCCAACAGCCCCTGACCAACAACGAGGTTGTCGTCCGGATGGGCGACCGGCACGAGGTCGTGTACGCGTTCGACGAGAAGTCGATCACGGGGGCGATCATCAAGGTCACCCGTCCGCGGGAGAAGGTCGTGGCGTTCACGTCCGGCCACAAGGAGTACAGCCCGACGGGATCCGACCAGCGTTCCTACGCCGGGATCGCCCAATCCCTCGAGCGCGACGGCTACAAGGTCGTCACCGTGCAGCTGGCGACGAGCGACACGCTCAGCGCCGACGTCATCGTCGTCGCGGGCGCACAGGAGCCGTTCAACAGCACCGAGCTCGAGCGCCTGGCCAGCTTCAGCGCCGGCGGCGGCGGCGTGCTCGTCCTCGCCGACCCGCAGGACAAGGCCGATCTCTCGCCGCTGCTGAACCGCTACGGCATGAGCCTCCGCAACGACCTCGTGCTCGATCCCGAGAGTGCCCTGCAGAGCCCCGCCGTCCCGGTCATCTCGAAGGAAGGTTTCCAGTTCCACGAGATCACGAGCGACATGTCGAACCCGGAGCCCCTCCTCACCGTCCTCCCCGGCGCCCGGTCGATCGTCCTCCCGTCGACCGCTCCGTCCGGCACGACGACGTCGGCGTTGCTCAAGACGAGCGACGCGGCGTGGGGCGAGACGGATCTGGCGGCCCTCGAGGTCGAGAATGCGCAGCCGACGAAGGACGACGTGGACGCCGCCGGCCCGCTCGACCTCGCCGTGGCCGGTGAGCCGGCGGCCGGTGCGGACGGCGCCGCGGCGCAGGAACCCGGCCGAATCGTCGTCATCGGCAGCGCCAGCTTGGTCGCGGATGCGATCCTCCAGCAGATCCAAGCCAGCGGCAACATCGTCCTCGTGCTGAACTCCATCAACTGGCTGGCGCAGGACGAGGAGTTGATGGGCATCCGGGCGACCGAGCCGGACGACCGTCCGCTCCGCGCGCCGCAGAGCCCGATCCTGATCTTCCTGGTCACCACGCTGCTGCTCCCGGCGATCGTCGCCGCGATCGGCTTCTACGTCTGGTGGCAGCGCCGCTAAAGGACGAGGACGATGAACCGACGACTGACGCTCATCCTGTTCCTGATCTTCGCCGCGATGGTCATCCTGGCCTACAGCCTGCGCAACGAGACCGGCAAGCAGGTTGGCCCGAACGCGCCGACGCCGACTCCGGGGCCGATCTGGGCGCTCGACGCCAAGGCGGTCTCGAAGGTCGAGGTGTCGGGCGCCGGCAACGCGTACACGCTGGCGCTGGTCGACGGCAAGTGGCAGGTCGACAACCTGCCGACGAACGACGAGGTCGCCGGCGTCGTCGAGCGGACGGCCAGTCCGTCCGTGCAGCGCACCCTGCCCGGCGGCCGCGACGCGACGAACTACGGCTTCGCCTCGCCGACCCTGACCGTGACGTTCACGGTGTCGGAAACGGCGCACACGCTCATCGTCGGCGATCCGCCGCTGACGAGCGAGAGCGACCGATACGTGATGGCCAAGGACGGCACGACGATCTATATCGTCAGCGGCTTCGATCTCGGCCAGCTCGAGGATTGGCTGACGACCCCGCCCCTCGCCCCGACGCCGACGGCCGCTGCCCCGACGACGACGGGATCGACAACGGGATCGACAGCGGGCACGCCGGCTGCGGACACCGGACTCGGGGACACGTCCGCACTGACGGACACGACCGCGCTGACGGACACCGCCCCAATCGGCCTGCCCGGCATGGCGACCATCGTCGCGTTGCCGACCACGCCCGGTCTGCCCACCGAGCCCGCGATTCCGACCGCCACCGAATAGGTCGACAGCATGGCGCCTGAAGACGGCCCGTCCCGCGCACGACGCCGCGCCCCCGGCGCTGCCGGCACCCGGCTGCCGTTCGCCCGACGGGCCGCCGCCGTGCTCGTGCTGGCGTGGGCGCTTGCCCTCGTCCGGACGGCGCCGGCGGCGGCGCACAGCGAGACCGTCGAAAGCAAGCCCGCCCCGGGCGATGCCGTCCTTCCTGCGCCGACGACGGTCACCGTGCGGTACACGGATCCGCTCGGTCCGGAGAGCACGATCAGCGTCGTCGACGACACATTCGCCGAGGTCACCGAGGGCCCGACCCGGGTGGACGCCGATGACCCGCACGCGATGTCCGTCGACCTGCTGCACGACCTTCCGCTCGGTGCTTACACCGTCGCCTGGACGGCCCACGACGCGGCCGACGGGCACAAGACGTCAGGCAGCTACACGTTCAGCGTCGGTGACGTGGCGGCGGCGTCGCAACCATCGGGCACGGCAGGGCAGACGATCCTCGTCCTCGTGGCGCTGACCGTGGCGGTGCTCGGCGTTGCGACCGTCGCGCGGCGCCGCGCCCGACCGACGCCGGCCGCGATGCTGGCGGCTCTGGCGTTCGCGACGGCCGTCGCAAGCGTCGCCGCCGGCTGTTCCGACGATTCGACGGCCGGCCCGACGGCGCCGAGCGCGACCGTGACGGACGGCGCGCAAGTGGCCTCGTCCGCCGGTGACGGGCCAACCGCGGCGTCGTCGACGGCCGCCGCAGACGACGCCGCGGGCGTTCCGATCCAGATCTCGATCGCGGCGAGCGACCTGGCGGTCGGCGAGGACAGGTTTGCGTTCGCCGTCCTTGGCGTCGACAACGAGCTCCTCCCCGACGTCGACGCCACGGCGACGTTCTTTCGACTGGAAGGCGAGTCGGCCGAGGAGACGGACACCGTCCCGGCGACGTACTACGCCTCGCGGCTGCCCGAGGCCGGCACGTACGTGGCGCTGACGCGCTTCGACCGCGCCGGGCCGTGGGGGTCCAGATCAGCGGCACGCTGCCGGATGGCCGGGCCGTTGCGCCCAACCGGGTACGGTTCGAGGTCGCCAGCCGGCCCCGCTCGCCGGCGGTGGGCGACATGGCGCCGCCGACGGCGAACCGGACGCTGGCCACCGTCCCGGACATCGCCGCGCTGACGAGCGATCCGATGCCCGACCCCGAGCTCTATGCCATGACCGTCGATGAGGCCGTCGCCAGCGGCAAACCGACGGTCGTCGTCTTTGCGACGCCCGGCTACTGTGAATCGCGCATCTGCACGCCCGTCATCGACGAGGTGAAGGCGGTGGCCGCGGCGTGGCGCGGCCGGGTGAACGTCATCCACCTCGAGGTCTACAAGTCGTTCAACCCGCTCGTCCTGGCGGACGAGATGGATGCCTGGGGTCTCGAAACCGAGCCGTGGACGTTTGTGTTGACGGGCGATGGCCACGTCGCCGCCCGGCTCGAGGGCAACGCTACGCAGGCCGAGCTCGTTCCGCTGCTGGAACGCGTCACAGGAGGAGGGTAAGGTGGATCAGCTGACAGGGACCCGACTCCGATCGCGCTTTGTTTCGCTCACACTGGCGACCGTTTCGCTCGGGCTGACGCTCGCCGTCGCCGGCTGCCGGTCCGACCCGCCGACGGTCACGCCGGTGCCGCCGACGGAGGACCCGTTCAGCCGGATCACCCCGTCGCCCGAGGCGCGGGCGATCTCGATCGAGATCAAGACATCCGTCATCGGGCCCGGCTTCGATCGCCTTGCGTTCGTGCTCAAGAGGGACGACGGCGAGGTGATCGAGAACGGCAACGTCGAGACGACGTTCTATCGCCAAAGCGACAGCGGCCCGCAGCGGACCGCCAACGGCCCGGCGCTCTTCTTCGGACGGGGGCTGACCGGCGGCGGGCGATGGGTGACGTACACGGACTTCGACGCTTCCGGCCCGTGGTCGGTCGACGTGGCGGTCCAGCTGATGGACGGCACGCAGGGCATCGCCCGGGCCGACTTCCAGGTGGCGGGGCGCACGAAATTGCCGGCGGCCAGGCAGCCGCCGCCCACCGGAGAGACGCCGTACGCCGAGGACGCCAGCGGGGTGGCGGCGCTCACGACCGATCCGAATCCGGCCAACGACCTCTACTACAAGCGCGTGTCCTCGGGCGTCGTCTCCGGCTATGCGACGGTCGTCCACTTCAGCTCGCCGGGCAACT
The nucleotide sequence above comes from Candidatus Avedoeria danica. Encoded proteins:
- a CDS encoding GldG family protein, encoding MREKLSAVAPYVAAVGLVLIVGALGMRQTNTGPDWLPLAIGAAGIVLLLAYPLGRADEMRTAFGSRQARFGGNALVLLVSVIGILVVINILGTQRFVKLDTTTNQRFAISGQSKTILDDLRDQGQQIKVTAVMAAGSPTLADLRRLMDNYVAYGNAVTFATIDAGAEPERALALQEAIQQPLTNNEVVVRMGDRHEVVYAFDEKSITGAIIKVTRPREKVVAFTSGHKEYSPTGSDQRSYAGIAQSLERDGYKVVTVQLATSDTLSADVIVVAGAQEPFNSTELERLASFSAGGGGVLVLADPQDKADLSPLLNRYGMSLRNDLVLDPESALQSPAVPVISKEGFQFHEITSDMSNPEPLLTVLPGARSIVLPSTAPSGTTTSALLKTSDAAWGETDLAALEVENAQPTKDDVDAAGPLDLAVAGEPAAGADGAAAQEPGRIVVIGSASLVADAILQQIQASGNIVLVLNSINWLAQDEELMGIRATEPDDRPLRAPQSPILIFLVTTLLLPAIVAAIGFYVWWQRR
- a CDS encoding DUF4340 domain-containing protein, translated to MNRRLTLILFLIFAAMVILAYSLRNETGKQVGPNAPTPTPGPIWALDAKAVSKVEVSGAGNAYTLALVDGKWQVDNLPTNDEVAGVVERTASPSVQRTLPGGRDATNYGFASPTLTVTFTVSETAHTLIVGDPPLTSESDRYVMAKDGTTIYIVSGFDLGQLEDWLTTPPLAPTPTAAAPTTTGSTTGSTAGTPAADTGLGDTSALTDTTALTDTAPIGLPGMATIVALPTTPGLPTEPAIPTATE
- a CDS encoding copper resistance protein CopC, which translates into the protein MAPEDGPSRARRRAPGAAGTRLPFARRAAAVLVLAWALALVRTAPAAAHSETVESKPAPGDAVLPAPTTVTVRYTDPLGPESTISVVDDTFAEVTEGPTRVDADDPHAMSVDLLHDLPLGAYTVAWTAHDAADGHKTSGSYTFSVGDVAAASQPSGTAGQTILVLVALTVAVLGVATVARRRARPTPAAMLAALAFATAVASVAAGCSDDSTAGPTAPSATVTDGAQVASSAGDGPTAASSTAAADDAAGVPIQISIAASDLAVGEDRFAFAVLGVDNELLPDVDATATFFRLEGESAEETDTVPATYYASRLPEAGTYVALTRFDRAGPWGSRSAARCRMAGPLRPTGYGSRSPAGPARRRWATWRRRRRTGRWPPSRTSPR